One Streptomyces sp. 840.1 genomic window, GGAGATCACTTGGACTGGCGGCAGGATCAACGTCTGATCACCTGCTCGCCGATGCCCATCCCGTACACGGTCCGCGAGGGCGTGGAGTACTTCCTCCGCGCGTTCGGGCTCACCTTCGGCGCCTTCGACTTCGCGCTCGACGGAAACGGCCGATGGTGGTTCCTCGAATGCAATCCGAACGGGCAGTGGGCGTTCGTCGACGAGCCCACAGTCCGGGACATCGCGAGCGCGCTCGCTGACATCCTCCAGAAGGGCTCCCCCACATGACCCCTGACAACTCCGCAGCCCTGCGCCGCCGCCTCGTCGAAGAGCTCGTCCACGAAGACCTGCTGCACGACTCGGACGTGCTCCGCGCGGCCGGGGCCGTACCGCGCGAGACGTTCCTCGGTCGCGCGGTCTACCTGCCGAGCGACCCGCCGGGTGTCACCGTGTGGACGCCCACTCGGCGCGCCGACGTTCCCGCCGAAGAGTGGATGCGCCTCACCTACCGGAACGCGACGTGGGTGACGCAGATCGACGGAGTGCTCGCGGAGGACGCCGCCGGACCGGTCACCGGCGGCACGCCGACGTCGTCCTCGACCCTCCCCGGGCTGATCCTTTGGATGATCGAGCAGGCCCGGGTCGCGGCCGGCACCCGGGCCCTGGTCATCGGCGCCGGTACGGGGCTTTCGACCGCCTACGTCTGCGAGATCGCGGGCGAGGACACCACCACCGCGATCGAGACCGACCCCGGCGTCGCGGAGCGGGCTCGCGCAGCCCTCGCCGAGGCCGGGTACGAGCCGACGCTGATCACAGGCGACGGGCTGCGCGGGCATGCCGACCGGGCACCGTACGACGTCGTCCTCGCGTTCTGCTCCATGCGCCATGTCCCGTACGGCCTGCTCCGGCAGGTCAGGAAAGGGGGAACCCTGCTCGTCACGCTGGCCGGGTGGGGGTTCGGGCACGGACTGGTGCTGCTCATCGCCGACGGGGAGGGCGGAGCGCGCGGCCGGTTCCTGCCCGGGTACACCTCGTTCATGATGGCCCGCACACACGACCGGCCGCCGCACGGCCCCTTCGAGCTGCTGCCGGGCGAACAGCGGCCGAGCAGGATCGACCCCGCCCTGCTCGACGACTGGAACGGGCGGTACGTCGCCCAGCTCGCCGCGCCCTCGGCCGAACGGCTCGGCGCGGGGGACGACCAGATCCTGCTCGACGTCGCCACAGGCTCGCAGGCGCGCACCCGGGCTGCCGAGGGCGGCGACGGGTGGACCGTGATCCAGCGCGGCCCGCTCAAGCTGTGGGACGCCGTCGAGGAGTCGGTCGCCCGCTGGCAGGCCCACGGTTCGCCGCACCTGTCCGAGTTCGGTATGACGATCACACCCCATGCCCAGCGAGTGTGGCTCGGCACTCCGGACGGTCCGGGCTGGATGCTGCCCGTCTAGAGCGCGTCTCTTTGATGGGTTGACCTGATGTGTCTGTTCGGATAGTGATCACTGGCGATGTGGGACCGGATCGAGCCGCAGATGTCGGCAGATCAGGTCCGTGGACGACAGTGGGCCGACCACCACCGGACCCTGGAAGCCATCGCGCGGAAGTACCGCACCTGCTCACCTTGGCGTGACCTGCCGGAGGCAGCTTGGACCTCTTCAGGCCGCACACGAACGCTTGCTCAGGTGGGCCGTCGAGCGGTGCATCGCCCGACTCAAGCAGTGGCGCGGTCTCGCAAGGCGGTCGGACAAGCCCGCCAGCGCCCACCAGGCCGCACTCCACCTTGTTGCCATCCCTATCTGGACCCGGCGCTGAGCGAGGCTCCGAAGGATTCGTCAGGCCGGCGGCCCATGCACGACGAGCCGGTTCTGCTCTCCGTCAAAGACTCCGGCCAAGACATCGGCGTCCAGCCGGTCCCCACCGAAGAGCCCCCGCTGGTCGACGTGCACGATCAGAATGTCGTGGCTGTCGATCACCTCAGAGATGCCCCGAGCCTCGATCGTGTCCGACCATGCGTCCAGGTTCCGGCCGAACCACTCCGGCAGTCCGCACGGCTCGCTCACCGCGTCCCAGAAGTCGTTGAGTGTCTCGATCAACCGACCACGCAGGTCAACGACCAACTCGCTATCAGTCATCGCAGCAGACTATCCAGCCCCCACCACGAGGCATTTACCGGTCAGAGAGACAGGCTCCAGGAGGGGGCTCGAAGACCGCGCTGCGTGGCGAACTTCACGACCTTCGGGTTGCCGATCAGCTTCACGAAGGCGCGACCCTTCGTCGTTCAGCAGCCGCCGTAGGTGCCCTTGAGCACCCTTTGGGTGCTTGTTCAGGACCAGTTCGCGCTGCGCCGGGGTCGCACGGGCGTGCACGTGCACGATGACGTCCAATGCCATCTCGCCCGACTCCATGGCGTACACCGCACCTCACAAAGCGGTTCGACGGACTTCGCCGTTCTGGGCGTCAGGGTTTCGGCCCGCCTCGATTTCCATGCAGCCCACCGTCCTGCTGCCGCTCGCAGCTTCCGTCGAAGAGGCCGCCGAGAAGGACACAGGCAGATTCTCAGGCCTTCGGCGCCACCTTGGAGAGGCCGTTGATGATGCGGTCCATCGCGTCGCCGCCCGTCGGGTCGGTGAGGTTGGCGAGCATCTTCAGGGTGAACTTCATCAGCAGCGGGTGGGTCAGGCCGCGCTGGGTGGCGATCTTCATGACCTTCGGGTTGCCGATCAGCTTCACGAAGGCGCGGCCCATCGTGTAGTAGCCGCCGTAGGTCTCCTTGAGCACCTTCGGGTAGTTGTTCAGGGCCAGTTCGCGCTGGGCCGGGGTGGAGCGGGCGTGGGCCTGGACGATGACGTCGGCGGCGATCTGGCCCGACTCCATGGCGTACGCGATGCCTTCGCCGTTGAACGGGTTGACCATGCCGCCCGCGTCACCGACGAGCAGCAGGCCCTTGGTGTAGTGCGGCTGGCGGTTGAAGGCCATCGGGAGGGCGGCGCCGCGGATCGGCATCGTCATGTTGTCCGGGGTGTAGCCCCAGTCCTCGGGCATGGACGCGCACCAGGCCTTGAGGACCTCGCGCCAGTCCAGCTCCTTGAAGGCGGCGGAGGAGTTGAGGATGCCGAGGCCGACGTTGGAGGTGCCGTCGCCCATGCCGAAGATCCAGCCGTAGCCGGGCAGCAGCCGGTCCTCGGTGCCCCGGCGGTCCCAGAGTTCCAGCCAGGACTCCAGGTAGTCGTCGTCGTGGCGGGGCGAGGTGAAGTACGTACGGACCGCGACGCCCATCGGGCGGTCCTCGCGGCGGTGCAGGCCCATCGCGAGGGAGAGCCGGGTGGAGTTGCCGTCGGCGGCGACGACGAGGGGGGCGTGGAAGGTGACCGGGGTCTTCTCCTCGCCGAGCTTCGCGTGCACGCCGGTGATCCGGCCGGTGCGGGGGTCGGTGATCGGGGCGCCGACGTTGCAGCGCTCGTACAGCCGCGCGCCGCCCTTCTGCGCCTGGCGGGCCAGCTGCTCGTCGAAGTCGTCTCGCTTGCGGACCAGGCCGTAGTCCGGGTAGGAGGCGAGATCCGGCCAGTCCAGCTGGAGCCGGACACCGCCGCCGATGATGCGCAGGCCCTTGTTGCGGAGCCAGCCCGCCTCTTCGGAGATGTCGATGCCCATGGAGACGAGCTGCTTGGTGGCGCGCGGGGTGAGGCCGTCGCCGCAGACCTTCTCGCGGGGGAAGGCGGTCTTCTCCAGGAGGAGGACGTCCAGGCCCGCCTTGGCGAGGTAGTACGCGGTCGTGGAGCCGGCTGGGCCTGCCCCGACGACGATCACATCCGCACTGTGTTCGGACAGGGGCTCGGTCACGGTCGGATCTCCCGAAGACTCGAAATCGCGTGCCGCGCGGCACATGTCCCGTGCAGTCTATGGGGGCCTGCTGATCAACCTCCCGAAGGGCTCCCCACATGTCGATCGCGCCCCGCGCACTCCCTGTCGTTCAGCTGCGTGTCCCGACCGACGAGGACGCGGTGGCCTGGCACCGCGCCTTCGCGGACCCCGAGGTCATGGCGTTCCTCGGCGGCCGCCCGTCCGAGCTGTCGCTGTACGACGAGTGGACCGCCAGGCAGCGCCGCCTGGATGCCGAACGCGGCTTCTGCCTCTGGAGCGTGCTCGACGAGGACGGCGGGTTCGTCGGCTTCACCGGTGCGCAGCCCTGGCCACAGAGCGCGTACGGGCCGGTGGGCGAGATCGAGATCGGCTGGCGGCTGGCCCGTCCGGCGTGGGGCCGGGGCTACGTGACGGCGGCCGCGCGCCTCACGCTGGAGCGGTTGCGCGCGGCCGAGGTGGAGCGGGTGGTGGCGGCGGTCGACGAGCGGAACGAGCGGTCGGTCGCGGTGGCCCGGCGCCTCGGCATGGAGCCGGCCGAGACCTTCACGGAGCCCCGGTCGGGGCAGCCGGTGCGCTGCTTCCGGCTGGAACTGGAGCGGGAGCCGGGCCGGTGAGCCGGTGAGCCGACTGGACCGCTGAGCCCTGTGAGCCGGTGAGTCCGGTGAGGCGGTGAGTCCGGTGAGCCCGGTGAGCCGGTGAGTCCGGTAAGGCGGTGAGTCCGGTGAGCCCACTGGGCCGGTGAGCCAGGTGGGCCGCCCGCCGTGGCGCGGAGCCCGGTGAAGGGCCGGGCCCCGTGCTGCGCTGTCAGGCGCGGACGCCCCGGTGCAGCGCGACCACGCCGCCGGTGAGGTTGCGCCAGGCGACGTCCGACCAGCCGGCCCGCTGGAGCCTGGCGGCGAGCCCGGCCTGGTCGGGCCAGGCGCGGATCGACTCGGCGAGGTAGACGTACGCGTCGGGGTTGGACGACACCGCGCGCGCGACCGGCGGCAGGGCCCTCATCAGGTACTCGGTGTAGACGGTCCGGAACGGTGTCCAGACCGGCTGGGAGAACTCGCAGATGACGACCCGGCCGCCCGGCTTCGTCACCCGGTACAGCTCGCTCAGCGCCGCGTCCGTGTCCTGGACGTTGCGCAGCCCGAAGGAGATCGTCACCGCGTCGAACGTCTCGTCCCGGAACGGCAGCCGCGTCGCGTCGCCCGCGGTGAACGGCAGCCAGGAGTTGCGCTTCTTGCCCTCCTGGAGCATGCCGATGGAGAAGTCGCACGGCACGACGTACGCCCCGGTCGCGGCGAACGGCAGCGAGGACGTCGCGGTCCCGGCGGCCAGGTCGAGGACCTTCTCCGCAGGCCGGGCGTGGACCGCCTTGGCGACCTCCTTGCGCCACAGCCGGGCCTGGCCGAGCGAGAGCACGTCGTTGGTGAGGTCGTAGTTCGCCGCCACGTCGTCGAACATCGAGGCGACTTCGTGCGGCTGCTTGTCCAGGGAGGCTCGGGTCACGTCTCCCATTCAAGCAGTCCGCCCGGGGGGCGGCGGGGCGGGCCCGCCGCCCGGCCACCCAGCCCTGCCGTACCGCTCAGCATTCGGACAGGACACGGACAGCACAGGACTCGGACACTGATTCGGATTCGGCTTCAACCTTTCCGGCCCGTGAGCTCTCAGTAACAGGAGGAGAGACCACCGACGGACCGTGAAGGGGGCCGGATGAGCGCGGGGACCGGCCCGGACGCCGACAGCTTCGAGGAGTTCGCGCGGGCGAGCCAGCGCCGGCTGTACCGCACCGCGTACCTGCTGTGCGGCGACGCCGAGGCGGCCCGTGACCTGACCCAGACGACGCTGGCCAAGCTGTTCCAGCACTGGCACCGGGTGAGTGCCGCCCACCATCCGGACGCCTACGCCCGGACCGTGCTGACCCGCACCTACATCGCCGAGCGGCGGCGACGGCTGCGCGACTTCCGTGCCCATACGCCGATCGCGGCGCACGCGCCCGCGATCGGCCCCGAGCTGACGGTCACGCTGCTGGCCGCCCTGGCCGAACTGCCGCCCCGCGCGCGGGCGATGGTCGTGCTGCGCTACTGGGAGGACCTGAGCGTCGAGACGGTCTCCGACCTGCTGCGGTGCAGCCCGTCCACCGTGAAGAGCCAGTGCTCGCGCGCACTCGCCACGCTGCGTAAGCGGCTGGGCGACGCACACCTCTACACCACCCGAAGCTGAGGAGAACCGTCGTGGACACGTCTTCTGACCGCTTTCCCGGCGACCGGGCACCAGAACCGGACGAAGGAGCAGCGGAGGCCGGCTTCCTGCTGATCAGGGCCGCCATGGAACAGGCGACGGACGAGGCACCTGCCCTGCCCGACCTGGTGCCCGGCGCCCTGGTCCAGGGCCGGCGGCGCCGCACCCGGGCCCGCGTGACCATCGGGGCGGCGGTGACGGGTGTGGTGGCGCTCGGTGTGCTCGGCGCGGTGCTGCCGCTGTGGAGCGGGGGCGGCGGCGCGGAGCCCGCCCGGGGGTGGTCCGCCGCCTCGCAGCGTACGAGCGTCTCTCCGTCGCCGGACCAGGCCCCGGGCCCGTCCCCGACTCCCACGAACGTGCCGTCACCGGTTTCGTCGGACGTGCCGTCGGAGGCGTCATCGGCCCCGCAACCCCCCTTTGCCACGGACGCCCCCGGGCCGTCCACCGTGCACGTCGAGCCGTCCCCCGGCCAGTCCTCGATGGCCGACCTGCCGGCTGCCGAACGCATCCGGCAGGAGAAGTTCCAGCTGCACGCCGCGCTGCTGTTCGGGGAGTTGCTGCCCCGGCAGGCCGGTCCGGTCCATCCGGTGGACCTCGCCGTCAGCCGGTACCAGGCCGGGAGGGACGGCACCGTCTTCCCGATCGTCTTCTCGGTACGCCCCGGGAGCGATCGGAGCGTCGCTCCGCAGGAGGCGCCGTGCAGCGAATACCCGGACACGAAGCTGCGGTGCGAGCAGGCGACGCTTCCCGGCGGGATCGAGGCCCATGCCGTGACCTCGGTGGCCGACCTGAACGGGGCTCCGGTCTCCACGGGCACCGTCGTCCGGTTCACCTACGGCACCAGCACCGTCGCCCTCTCGGTCGACGGTGACGAGGACACGACGAGGCCGGCCCCCGTCACCGCTGATCAATTGCTCGCCGTCGCGGGGAACTCCAGGTTCCTTGAGCTTGTGAAGTACGCGGCGGCACACCCCATGGAACCGAAGGAGTACGCGGATCGTGTCGGCTGAGGTACGCAGACAGCAGAGACAGCGACATGGCGGGGGGTCCCGGCGGCGCTCGCGGCGGGAGCGCCGCCGCCGCAGCCGAATACGGTTGCTGCTCGCGGTCCTCGTGCCGGCGGCGGTGGCCTGTGTCGCGGTCGCGGCCGCACCGCTGTGGACGGACGGGGACGGTCTATCGACGGCGGCCGCCGCGTCCGGGTCGGACGGTCCCGCCAAGGACCCGGCTGCCTCGGCCTCGGCGTCCGGTCCCGGCTCGAAGACCGGGGCCGGCACAGGGCCGAAGGTGAGCCACAGGCCCAAGGCGAGCCACAAGCCCGGCCCGAAGACGAAGCCCGGTTCCGGGTCCGGCTCCGGCTCCAAGACCGGCGGCCACCCCGCCATCCCCCCGTCCGGCCCCGGCACCTTCACGGTCGCGCGGGCGGGCGCGACCTCGGGCGGCGGCAACGCCTACCGGGTCGAGGTCGAGGACGGTTCCGGCGTCGACCCGGACGCGGCCGCCGAGCAGATCGCCGGTTTCCTGGCCGCGCCGCGCGGCTGGGCGCACGGCGGCGAGCACACGTTCCACCAGGTCACGGATGGCCCGGCAGGGCTGGTCGTCCGCATCGCCACGGCGGCCACGACCGACCGGATCTGCGGGAGCAGCGGCCTCGACACGCACGGCGAGGTCAACTGCCGCGTCGGCGTGAACGTCATGGTCAACCTCAAGCGCTGGCAGACCGGTTCACCCGAGTTCGACGGCCCCCTGGCCGACTACCGCGCCCTCATCATCAACCACGAGGTCGGCCACTGGCTCGGCCACGGCCACGAAACCTGCCCCGGCAAGGGCCGCCCCGCGCCCGCCATGATGCAGCAGATCTACGGCCTCAAGGGCTGCGTCGCCAACGCCTGGCCCTACGACACCAACGGCCGATACCTGAGCGGACCATCCGTACCCTGACACCCCTGTGACTGGCGTCCACGGCCACTGGTCACGCTCTGCGCCAGGCGCCCAGCAGTTCTACGGGCCCGTACGCCGCCTGGAGCCCGGAACAGGCGGTCCCGTTGCGCGAGACCGCCACGAGCGGCACCGGCTCGTCGGTGAGCGCGGCCCGGTGCTTCTGGAGCGCGGCCAGGTCGTGGCTGTCGAACGCGGAGTTCTCCAGCCACTTGACCGAACCGAGGAAGAGCAACTCCTTGGCCACCGGCTGCCGGTCGGCACCGACCAGGTCGATTTCGACATCGTTGCTTCGGGTCCAGTAGCCGCCGATCGCCGGAGCGGCGGGCAGGAGCCCGTCCGGCAGGAGGCGGGCGAGGGATTCCCGGACGAGGGGTTCGATCGCACGCCCCCGCCAGCTCGTCCACTGCTCCTTGATCCGCCGCAGCGTGAGATCCCCCCGCATCCGCTCGATCTCCGCCATGTGCGGATCAAGGAACGAGAGCCAGAACCGTAGGTAGGGATCGGCCACGCGGTAGCGGCGTTCCTTCGACGGCCTCAGTGAGAGGGGCAGCTCGGCTGCTACCACCCGCTTCTCGGTCAGGACGTCGGCGGCTCGCGTGAGGGTGGTGTGGGCGATACCGCCCGCCGCGCGAGCGATGTTGGTGAAGGTTCTCTCGCCGCTTCCGATGGCCCGCAGGACCTGCCGGCTCATCGTCTGCGGCGGAAACTCCGCGGCAAGCGATCGCTCGGCGGAGACCAGCAGCGCCGAGATCGGGTTGTCGAGCGAGTCGCGGAGGAACTCCCGGACATCTGCTCCGGGCCGCCACTCCGCGCAGATCAGCGGAAGGCCGCCGGTGATCAGAGCGGCGTCGAAAGCGGCTGCCGGCTCAAGCCCGAGCATCTCGCCGATGTCGGCCGGGTTCAGCGGCCCCACGACCATGTCCCGGCCACGCTGGTTGAAGGGGCGGTCGTAGCTGTTCAGCGCCTCCATCATCGCCAGGTCGGAGCCGACCAGGAGGAGCAGTACGGGTTTGCGACTCAGCAGACGGTCCCATGCTCGCTGGAGCATGCCCTCGAAGGCGTCGATGCGGTCCATCAGGTACGGAACCTCGTCCATGACGACCACGCTCGGGCTGTCGTCGGGAAGGATCTCCGCGAGCAGCCTGAATGCCGCATTCCATTGCGTCGGCGTCTCCTCGGAGAACAGTGCCCGCTCCGGCAGGGCGGATCTGGCGACGGTGTCGAGCAGCTCCGTCAGCTCGTCCTCCGCTCCGCCCCCCGCCGCGGTGAAGAAGAGGTGCGGCACCTCGGCGCGTCGGAGGAATTCCTCGACGAGGCTGGACTTGCCGACTCGTCTGCGTCCGCGCATCAGGATGCACTGTCCGGGCTTCGCCGAGCCGACGGCGTCGTGGACCGACCGCAGGGCTCTGCCGAGCACGTTCAGCTCGTGGTCCCGTCCGATGAAGCGCCTCACACAAGCCTCCCGTCAAGGAAAGTATCGGTAGCGATACTATCTCTGACGCTACCATCCCTTCATTCGGGTGCGACTCTCGCGACACTGCGCCTCGGTGGCCCCGGCACGCTTTCCGAGCGAGTGGACTGAACCAATCCGAGCCCGCAGCAGTCATTACAGGGGGAAGTACGAACACCGGAGTACTCCGGAGCACTGGGGAGGGGCGCGGATGTCCGGATCGGACGTGCGTCAGCAGGGGCAGCGAAGACGTGGCCGGAACCGGCTGCTCGTCATGGCCGTCGTCCCGGCCGTCCTGGTGGCGGCCACCGTGGCGGGGCTGCGGTGGAAGAGCGAGCGCGCGGGCGGTACCGGCGACTCGGGCTCCGCCGCCTCGTTCACCGTCGCCCGCGCGGACGCGTCGGCCACCGGCAGGGGTCACGCGTACCGGGTCGAGGTGGAGGACGGCTCCGGCCTGGACCCGGACAAGGCGGCTGCCGAGGTCGCCCGCATCCTGGCCGCGCCCCGGGGCTGGTCGCACCACGGCGAGAACACCTTCCGCCAGGTGGCCCAAGGGCCGGCGGGGCTGGTCGTACGCATCGCCTCACCCCGGACCACGGACCGGATCTGCGGGAAGAGCGGCCTCGACACGCACGGCGAGGTCAACTGCCGTGTCGGCGTGGACGTCATGGTCAACCTCAAGCGCTGGCAGACCGGTTCGCCCGAGTTCGACGGCCCCCTGGCCGACTACCGCGCCCTCATCATCAACCACGAGGTCGGCCACTGGCTCGGCCACGGCCACGAGACCTGCCCCGGCGCAGGCCGCCCCGCGCCCGCCATGATGCAGCAGATCTACGGCCTCAAGGGCTGCGTCGCCAACGCCTGGCCCTACGACACCAACGGCCGATACCTGGGCGGACCATCCGTGCCCTGAGGCTCCTGAGGAAACCGCGCCGCTCAGCGCCGCCGGTACACCAGCCGCCCGGCGAGGACGGTGACCACGCAGGACGCCGCCCCCACCGCGACGAGCGCGGTCTCGTCGGGCACGTCGAAGACCGCGAAATCGGCGCGGACGCCGGTGCCGAGCGGGGTGTGCACGGAGCCCGGCAGGTCACGGCCCCCGGCGAGCGGATCGAGGTCCCGGACCTCACTGTCGGGAACCCCGGCGGCGGGCGGCACCTCGACCAGCCCGGAGCGGGACACGGCGGTACGCACGGCCGGGTCGCGGAAGGGGCCGGTGAGGTGCGTCGTGCCGTGCCGCAGCATCTGCTGGAGGCCCCGCCGTACGCTCCCGGCCCACCGGGTCGCGTCCAGCTCGCCCGCGAGCCGCGCGAACGCCCCGCCCGAGAGCGGTTCGGTCCCGAGCGCGTCCGCCTCTCGCGGGTCGGGGTGGTAGCAGCGGGTCAGCAGCCACTCGGCGTGCGGCTGCCGGAGGCCGGGGGCGATGACTCCCGGCCACTGCCGCACCCGCGCCGACGGGTACGCGGCGGCGACCTCGTCGTACGGGCCGAGGGCGGTGATCCGGTCCCCGTCCACGGCCACCGCGCCCCGCTCGACCACGGCCGCGCCGGCCGGGAGTACCAGCGGCGCGGCGTGAACGGTCAGCACGGCGTCGTCAGTTGGCGCTGAGGAGCTTCAGCTCCGGGTGGGCGGTGCCGCCGGCGATCGCGGTGGACGAGATGTGCGAGACGACGCGCTCGTCGACCGGGTCGTTCGCCGGGTCGTCGTGCACGACGAGGTGCTCGTAGGTGGTGGCGCGCTGGGCCGGGACCCGGTCCGCCTTGCGGATCAGGTCGATGATCTCCAGCCGGTTGGAGCGGTGCTTGGCACCGGCCGATGAGACGACGTTCTCCTCCAGCATGATCGAGCCGAGGTCGTCCGCGCCGTAGTGCAGCGACAGCTGGCCGACCTCCTTGCCGGTGGTGAGCCAGGAGCCCTGGATGTGGGCGACGTTGTCCAGGAACAGCCGGGCGATGGCGATGATCCGCAGGTACTCGAAGAGCGTGGCCTGCGTCTGGCCCTTCAGCTTGTTGTTCTCCGGCTGGTACGTGTAGGGGATGAAGGCGCGGAAGCCGCCCGTGCGGTCCTGCACGTCCCGGATCATGCTGAGGTGCTCGATGCGCTCGGCGTTGGTCTCGCCGGTGCCCATCAGCATGGTGGAGGTCGACTCGACGCCCAGGCCGTGCGCGATCTCCATGATCTCCAGCCAGCGCTCGCCGGACTCCTTGAGCGGGGCGATCGCGGTACGCGGACGGGCCGGCAGCAGCTCGGCGCCGGCGCCCGCGAAGGAGTCGAGGCCGGCGGCGTGGATGCGGCTGATGGCCTCCTCGGCGGAGACCTTGGAGATCCGGGCCATGTGCTCGATCTCGGAGGCGCCGAGCGAGTGGATGACCAGCTGCGGGAACGCCTTCTTGATCGCGGAGAAGTGCTCCTCGTAGTACTCCACGCCGTAGTCCGGGTGGTGCCCGCCCTGGAACATGATCTGCGTTCCGCCGAGCTCGACGGTCTCCGCGCAGCGGCGCAGGATGTCGTCGAGGTCGCGGGACCAGCCCTTGGCGGTGTCCTTGGGCGCCGCGTAGAACGCGCAGAACTTGCACGCCGTCACGCACACGTTCGTGTAGTTGATGTTGCGCTCGATGATGTACGTCGCGATGTGCTCCGTACCGGCGTAACGGCGTCGGCGTACGGCGTCGGCGGCCGCGCCCAGCGCGTGCAGCGGAGCGGAGCGGTAGAGGTCGAGCGCCTCCGCCGGAGTGATCCGACCGCCTTCGGCGGCTCGGTCGAGGATGGGCTGGAGGTCGGCCTTCTCGGTCACCGGGCTGTCACCTTTCGGCGGTTTTTCAACGGATCTACGGACCGGTTCAGCGTACGCCAGCCCTGCCGCAGGTCAGCCGCCGGACCGGTTGAGCGTGCCGTAGGGAAGCCCCGCGCCCCGCTCGTCGGACCGGAAGCGCAGGGTGTCGTCGGTGACGCGGGTGAAGTG contains:
- the mqnC gene encoding cyclic dehypoxanthinyl futalosine synthase yields the protein MTEKADLQPILDRAAEGGRITPAEALDLYRSAPLHALGAAADAVRRRRYAGTEHIATYIIERNINYTNVCVTACKFCAFYAAPKDTAKGWSRDLDDILRRCAETVELGGTQIMFQGGHHPDYGVEYYEEHFSAIKKAFPQLVIHSLGASEIEHMARISKVSAEEAISRIHAAGLDSFAGAGAELLPARPRTAIAPLKESGERWLEIMEIAHGLGVESTSTMLMGTGETNAERIEHLSMIRDVQDRTGGFRAFIPYTYQPENNKLKGQTQATLFEYLRIIAIARLFLDNVAHIQGSWLTTGKEVGQLSLHYGADDLGSIMLEENVVSSAGAKHRSNRLEIIDLIRKADRVPAQRATTYEHLVVHDDPANDPVDERVVSHISSTAIAGGTAHPELKLLSAN